A window of the Tenebrio molitor chromosome 1, icTenMoli1.1, whole genome shotgun sequence genome harbors these coding sequences:
- the ArgRS-m gene encoding probable arginine--tRNA ligase, mitochondrial translates to MSSKLKLYLGRKVIESLSKSTKFTPTELLPLIHIGNSNLTNNFELHLPLTTLEDQLGVPNVNEILKIQPDDIIKNIVTKKDRANRKISFEIDRTIFIQDVLENSAKPDLNLKPRAVVVEFSSPNIAKPFHMGHLRSTIIGNFVGNLNSFLSNKVTKLNYLGDWGTQFGFIKVGVDELKHTQEDIKNNPLKLLYESYVHANKLAEKDPQIAERARQEFNKLEKGSPEGMEYWKQYMQFSKDELEATYKRLGVAFDSYNFESSYGAKEVQNVLDVLTNKHVLHKESDGKLVVEIDNKKRVVVMKSDGSTLYLTRDIAAAIDRFTKYNFDKMLYIVDNSQSDHFNALKAVLYKMNFPWADRLQHVKFGRIRGMSTRKGTAVFLRDILDECRDLMVKKQIESPNTRVPINNSNVSDVLGVSCVIINDLKQRRQKDYEFNWDKVLQVQGDTGVKLQYTHCRLYSLERNSGAVRPNKVIPELLSQPEATTLIRELARFHEILHRANEQLEACILVTYLFHLCTYVNKALAVLQVKNSEPEVASQRLLLFTTARTVLGEGMSILGLQPLNEM, encoded by the exons ATGTCATCAAAGTTGAAACTGTACTTAGGACGAAAG GTAATCGAATCGCTTAGCAAATCTACAAAATTCACCCCAACTGAATTACTTCCTCTCATCCACATCGGAAACTCCAATCTCACGAACAATTTTGAGCTGCACTTACCATTAACCACATTAGAAGATCAGTTAGGTGTCCCCAATGTTAACGAAATCCTTAAAATCCAACCGGAcgatattattaaaaacataGTAACTAAAAAAGATCGTGCTAACAGAAAAATCAGTTTTGAAATTGACCGAACAATTTTCATCCAAGACGTTTTGGAAAACAGCGCAAAGCCAGATTTAAATCTAAAACCGAGAGCTGTAGTCGTCGAATTTAGTTCGCCAAACATCGCCAAACCATTCCACATGGGGCACTTACGATCTACCATAATAGGAAATTTTGTTGGGAATTTGAACTCATTTTTAAGCAATAAAGTTACAAAACTCAACTATTTAGGCGATTGGGGAACCCAGTTTGGCTTTATTAAAGTAGGGGTTGACGAACTTAAGCACACCCAAgaagatataaaaaataatccacTCAAACTGTTGTACGAATCGTACGTTCACGCGAACAAACTCGCCGAGAAAGATCCACAAATCGCGGAACGGGCGAGGCAAGAGTTTAATAAACTGGAAAAGGGCTCACCAGAGGGGATGGAGTACTGGAAGCAGTACATGCAGTTCAGTAAGGACGAACTCGAGGCCACATACAAGCGCTTGGGTGTTGCTTTTGATTCGTACAACTTCGAATCGTCTTACGGGGCCAAAGAAGTTCAAAACGTACTCGACGTCTTAACCAACAAACATGTTTTGCACAAAGAGTCTGACGGCAAGTTAGTCGTAGAGATCGACAACAAGAAAAGAGTTGTCGTTATGAAAAGCGACGGCTCCACTTTGTACCTAACGAGAGACATAGCAGCCGCGATAGATAGATTTACCAAATACAACTTTGACAAAATGTTGTACATAGTGGACAACAGCCAGAGCGATCACTTTAACGCTCTGAAGGCCGTTCTCTATAAAATGAACTTTCCGTGGGCTGACAGGTTGCAGCACGTGAAGTTCGGCAGGATTCGCGGGATGAGCACCAGGAAAGGTACTGCAGTGTTTTTAAGAGACATCCTCGACGAATGTAGAGATCTGATGGTCAAGAAACAAATCGAGTCGCCGA ACACCAGGGTGCCCATCAACAACAGCAACGTTTCAGACGTCCTAGGTGTGTCTTGTGTCATTATTAACGACCTCAAGCAGCGCAGGCAAAAAGACTACGAGTTCAACTGGGACAAAGTCTTGCAG GTGCAAGGCGATACCGGCGTTAAACTGCAATACACCCACTGCCGCCTTTACAGTCTTGAACGCAATTCCGGTGCCGTCCGACCGAATAAAGTCATTCCTGAATTACTGTCACAACCGGAAGCTACAACACTAATTCGAGAGTTGGCTCGATTTCACGAGATCCTACACAGAGCCAACGAACAATTGGAAGCTTGCATTCTTGTAACATATCTCTTCCACTTATG TACGTACGTCAACAAAGCGCTCGCGGTTCTACAAGTGAAGAATTCGGAACCCGAAGTCGCGTCCCAAAGACTACTCCTGTTCACCACTGCCAGGACGGTTCTAGGAGAAGGGATGAGTATTCTAGGTCTACAACCTTTGAACGAAATGTGA
- the wtrw gene encoding transient receptor potential channel pyrexia, protein MDNMGFQDSTNSRKLGRSVSVNVEVESFPLYKTHTCPSGLRWRRPREDPEIVVEEEFPSDDFEYMECGPSPPADHTPNIYESFEEFSRSELTVQICHDTIRMNLLEHMKVTSGRHQLLDDVESKKTVQENLAEAFQGATKLEVNIAFLWAAFMKRWDLLDGLLKLGAQLRYFEPSQGLSALHLASFSGCIPGTQYLLAQGCDVNSIFKCYTPLHCSAFGDSPETAMILLNSGAKVQALTNSPSNCHESVLHCAVRANAIACVRLFTAEGADVGQVEYSGMSPVHLAADLGHPQCLKIMSEAKGNNINAKTKDKELTPLHLAAEGGYVECVEILLDKGADANIRNHRGQTPLHLAARAQAYDCVEMLLRKGNADPNIGDFDKRTPLHAAVGKSARSYDIIELLVSWGADVNTKDQYGYTPLHIAALNELSQCVEILIFHGADVTAKSKFGMTALGIITRKTPASLAMVTQKLDSAITLHHHPESSNREVELRLDFRSILQHCHPREISFLNTFVDEGQKEILLHPLCSAFLYLKWEKIRKYYIARMLFCFIFVLSLSLYVLTALAHNCYNHGKNMNDTQPQNVIELCEKKSMMGHMLRTNPFVIEMQWFVLVGITCCEILRKVYGIAGYPTVKQYLSHPENIIEWTVIVSVFVISFIYTGRTYTWQNHIGAFAVLFGWTNLMLMIGQLPVFGSYVAMYTRVQGEFAKLLLAYSCLLIGFTISFCVIFPDSSTFANPFIGLITVLVMMTGELNLDLLVDDDPEDPPFLLEISAQVTYILFLLFVTVILMNLLVGIAVHDIQGLQKTAGLSKLVRQTKLISYMELALFNGYLPRYLLNLLHWTALVSPKAYRVVLNVKPLNPREKRLPRDILKAAHEIAKKRKYYGHTISSLGSHSTACSRKVTNNNMDQNSEIVEYPSAAFPILQSKIEKSTEQIEHLCKEVKELKLALQNNQKIMDQLVHALIHKKNSSNC, encoded by the coding sequence ATGGACAACATGGGCTTCCAAGACTCCACCAACTCCCGCAAGCTTGGAAGATCCGTGAGCGTGAACGTGGAAGTGGAGAGTTTCCCGCTGTACAAGACGCACACGTGTCCGTCGGGACTGCGATGGCGGCGGCCGCGAGAGGACCCGGAGATCGTGGTCGAGGAGGAGTTCCCCTCCGACGACTTCGAGTACATGGAGTGCGGGCCGTCGCCGCCCGCCGACCACACCCCCAACATCTACGAGAGCTTCGAGGAGTTCTCGCGGAGCGAACTGACGGTGCAGATTTGCCACGACACGATCAGGATGAACCTGCTGGAGCACATGAAGGTCACGTCGGGACGGCACCAGCTGCTCGACGACGTCGAGAGCAAGAAAACCGTCCAGGAGAACCTGGCGGAGGCGTTCCAAGGCGCGACGAAGCTCGAAGTCAACATCGCGTTTCTTTGGGCGGCGTTCATGAAGCGGTGGGACCTCCTGGACGGTCTGCTGAAGCTCGGGGCGCAGTTGCGGTACTTCGAGCCGAGTCAAGGTCTCAGCGCCCTCCACCTCGCCTCGTTCAGCGGGTGCATTCCCGGCACCCAGTATCTGCTGGCCCAAGGCTGCGACGTCAACTCCATCTTCAAGTGCTACACACCTCTGCACTGTTCGGCCTTCGGGGACAGCCCCGAAACGGCGATGATCCTGCTCAACAGTGGCGCCAAAGTGCAGGCTTTGACCAACAGCCCCAGCAACTGCCACGAGAGCGTCCTCCATTGCGCCGTCAGAGCCAACGCTATAGCGTGCGTGCGGTTGTTCACCGCCGAGGGGGCAGACGTGGGGCAGGTCGAATATTCCGGAATGTCCCCCGTCCACTTGGCGGCGGATCTGGGCCATCCGCAATGTTTGAAGATCATGTCGGAGGCCAAAGGCAACAACATCAACGCCAAAACCAAAGACAAGGAGTTGACGCCTCTGCACCTCGCCGCGGAAGGCGGCTACGTCGAGTGCGTCGAGATCCTCCTGGACAAAGGCGCGGACGCCAACATACGCAACCACAGAGGACAGACGCCTCTGCATCTGGCAGCAAGAGCGCAAGCTTACGACTGCGTGGAGATGCTCTTGAGGAAGGGCAACGCCGACCCCAACATCGGGGACTTCGACAAGAGAACTCCCCTGCACGCCGCCGTGGGGAAGTCCGCCAGGTCTTACGACATCATCGAGCTTCTGGTCAGCTGGGGGGCGGACGTCAACACCAAAGACCAATACGGATACACCCCCCTCCACATCGCCGCCCTCAACGAGCTGTCCCAATGCGTCGAGATCTTGATTTTTCACGGGGCAGATGTCACCGCCAAATCAAAATTCGGAATGACGGCTCTCGGGATCATCACCAGGAAGACTCCGGCTTCGCTGGCGATGGTCACGCAGAAACTGGACTCGGCGATAACGCTCCACCACCACCCCGAGTCCTCGAACAGAGAGGTCGAGTTGAGGCTCGACTTCCGAAGCATCTTGCAGCACTGTCACCCCAGAGAGATCAGTTTTCTGAACACGTTCGTCGACGAGGGACAGAAGGAGATCCTGCTGCACCCCCTCTGTTCGGCTTTTCTCTACTTGAAGTGGGAGAAAATCAGAAAGTACTACATCGCCCGgatgttgttttgttttatcttCGTGTTAAGTTTATCGCTGTACGTCCTAACCGCCCTAGCGCACAATTGTTACAATCATGGTAAAAACATGAACGACACTCAGCCCCAGAACGTGATCGAGCTGTGCGAGAAGAAGTCGATGATGGGGCACATGTTGAGGACTAACCCGTTCGTGATAGAAATGCAATGGTTCGTGTTGGTCGGGATAACTTGCTGCGAGATCTTGAGGAAGGTGTACGGCATCGCCGGGTACCCCACGGTCAAGCAGTACCTCTCGCACCCCGAGAACATAATCGAATGGACCGTGATCGTGAGTGTGTTCGTCATTTCTTTCATCTACACCGGGAGAACGTACACTTGGCAGAACCACATCGGCGCGTTCGCGGTCCTATTCGGTTGGACCAACCTGATGCTGATGATCGGGCAGCTCCCGGTCTTCGGCTCGTACGTCGCCATGTACACCAGAGTACAAGGAGAGTTCGCCAAGTTGCTCCTGGCCTACTCGTGCCTTTTAATCGGTTTCACGATCAGCTTCTGCGTCATCTTCCCCGACTCGTCGACGTTCGCCAACCCCTTCATCGGACTGATAACGGTGCTGGTGATGATGACCGGCGAGCTGAACCTGGACCTGCTGGTCGACGACGATCCCGAAGACCCCCCTTTTCTGCTGGAGATCAGCGCGCAAGTCACCTACATCCTCTTCCTCCTCTTCGTCACCGTCATCCTGATGAACCTCCTGGTCGGCATCGCGGTGCACGACATTCAAGGACTCCAGAAGACCGCAGGCTTGTCCAAACTGGTCCGCCAAACCAAGCTGATCTCCTACATGGAGTTGGCGCTCTTCAACGGCTACTTGCCGCGGTACTTGCTGAACCTGCTCCACTGGACCGCGCTGGTCTCGCCCAAGGCGTACAGAGTGGTCCTGAACGTGAAGCCGCTGAACCCCAGAGAGAAACGACTGCCGAGAGATATACTGAAAGCGGCTCACGAGATCGCCAAGAAGAGGAAGTACTACGGACACACGATTTCGTCCCTCGGGAGTCACAGCACCGCGTGTTCCAGGAAGGTCACCAACAACAATATGGACCAAAACAGTGAGATCGTGGAATATCCGAGTGCCGCCTTTCCTATACTGCAGAGTAAAATCGAAAAGAGTACGGAACAAATCGAACATTTGTGCAAGGAGGTCAAGGAACTGAAGCTGGCTCTTCAGAATAACCAAAAGATCATGGACCAGTTGGTGCACGCCCTAATTCACAAAAAGAATAGCTCAAATTGTTAG